One Solanum pennellii chromosome 9, SPENNV200 DNA segment encodes these proteins:
- the LOC107030323 gene encoding probable serine/threonine-protein kinase PBL25, with translation MGCFSCFSSQEKKAFKRIHSKSKETSDVVRQRETLLHQQQQRPHSLSRSKPQQDHRSHSQPLSENTRKVPAETPHQKSSNKGKGQNIAAQTFTFRELATATKNFRSECLIGEGGFGRVYKGHLNKTGQTVAVKQLDRNGLQGNREFLVEVLMLSLLHHSNLVNLIGNCADGDQRLLVYEYMSLGSLEDHLLDLERDKLPLDWFTRMKIALHAAKGLEYLHHRANPPVIYRDLKSSNILLDKEHNAKLSDFGLAKVGPTGENTHVSSRVMGTYGYCAPEYQQTGKLTIKSDVYSFGVVLLELITGRRAVDITRFGHQQNLVTWAEPIFKDTKRHIELADPLLGANFPRKSFSQAVAIASMCLQDDPVVRPLISDVVTALSTLSTPETELVSPFASPTRAPSPMHMSTEENIISTRECQDEVAEAIEWGSNSRKQNARSLASCGSSV, from the exons atgggttgtttttcatgtttttcatcACAAGAAAAGAAGGCATTCAAAAGAATACATAGCAAAAGTAAAGAAACATCTGATGTTGTTCGTCAAAGAGAAACTCTCttgcatcaacaacaacaacgtcCACATTCACTATCGAGGTCAAAGCCACAGCAGGACCACCGTTCTCATTCACAACCTCTATctg AAAATACTAGAAAAGTGCCAGCagaaaccccacaccaaaagtCTTCTAACAAAGGCAAAGGCCAGAACATTGCAGCTCAAACATTCACCTTCAGGGAACTAGCAACAGCTACGAAGAACTTCCGATCAGAATGTCTGATAGGAGAAGGTGGATTTGGACGTGTTTACAAGGGCCACCTTAACAAAACTGGACAG ACTGTAGCAGTGAAACAGCTTGACCGCAATGGATTGCAAGGAAACCGAGAATTTCTTGTGGAGGTGTTGATGTTGAGCCTTCTGCACCATTCAAATCTCGTAAATCTAATTGGCAATTGTGCTGATGGAGATCAAAGACTTCTTGTTTATGAGTACATGTCATTGGGATCTTTGGAGGATCATCTGCTTG ATCTTGAACGAGATAAACTTCCACTAGATTGGTTCACAAGGATGAAAATAGCATTACATGCTGCAAAAGGACTCGAATATTTACATCATAGAGCCAATCCACCGGTCATTTACCGTGACTTGAAGTCCTCCAACATCCTGCTGGATAAGGAACATAATGCAAAACTGTCAGATTTCGGGTTAGCCAAGGTTGGACCTACAGGGGAAAACACCCATGTATCATCAAGAGTCATGGGAACGTACGGTTATTGTGCTCCTGAGTACCAACAAACTGGCAAGCTGACTATCAAGTCTGATGTCTATAGCTTTGGTGTAGTTTTATTGGAGCTAATTACGGGTAGAAGAGCAGTTGATATCACAAGATTTGGGCATCAGCAGAATTTAGTTACCTGG GCTGAACCCATATTCAAAGACACGAAGAGACACATTGAACTGGCTGATCCACTCCTCGGAGCGAATTTCCCAAGGAAAAGTTTCAGTCAAGCTGTTGCTATTGCGTCTATGTGTCTGCAAGATGATCCAGTAGTACGTCCTCTAATTAGTGATGTGGTGACTGCACTCAGTACCCTTTCAACACCTGAAACAGAATTGGTTTCACCATTCGCTTCTCCAACTCGAGCACCATCCCCAATGCATATGTCAACTGAAGAAAACATAATATCTACAAGAGAGTGCCAAGACGAAGTTGCAGAAGCCATAGAATGGggttcaaattcaagaaaacaGAATGCAAGATCACTAGCATCTTGTGGTTCTTCAGTGTGA